In the Ranitomeya imitator isolate aRanImi1 chromosome 2, aRanImi1.pri, whole genome shotgun sequence genome, AGAACCCTTGCTGTATACTGGTAGCTCTTGGTCACTTGGTGTAGGATTCGTGTAAGACTGATGAGAACTGCCTCCATTTGGTAAGCTTTTTTGTAGATTTATGTACAGAATAGCAAGAAACTTCCATTCTTGAATCACGTTTTTGGAACTGTTTGCTAAATAGGTGAATAAGTTCAAGCAAATTCAGTAGCAAAGATATGAGTGAAACCACCAACATGAAGATAATGAAGATGGTCTTTTCCATGGGTCGGGAAACAAAACAGTCTACTTCGTGTATACAAGGCACTCTTGAGCACTTAAGAATTGCAGGCATCACAAAACCATACAGATACCACTGACCCAGAACAAATCCAGCTTCAAATACACTTTTGAAAATCACACTGACTGCATAGGTGTAGACTAAGGGTCCATGGATTTTTATCTTTTTGGTAGACGTTTTGAGTGTTTGTATTATTATTCTCAGTCTTTGATTCTGCTGTTGCAGCACTTCTTTCTTCCGCATTCCCCTGCATCAGTTTCTCTTCTCTTCTGGACAAAAATAATGTGCCCAAGGTAAATCAAGGTGGGAGTACTGACGAAAAGGAACTGTAGCGCCCAGTATCGGACATGTGATATAGGAAAAGCCTCATCGTAACAGACATTGTTGCAACCAGGTTGTAGTGTATTGCAAGTGAAGTCAGACTGCTCATCTCCCCAAACAGACTCTCCTGCCAAGCTAAGGATAAGAATTCTGAAGATGAAAAGCACAGTCAGCCAAACCGTTCCAATTAGTGTGGAATGCTCCTGGACTTCATCAAGCAATATTTTAAGCAGATCCCACCCTGCCATAGTTAGCTGAAAACACAAAAATATACAAGAAAGTTGAATCAGGATATTTTACTAGACAAAAATGTTAGTAAAAAGGTGTTTTCCaggtcaaaaaaataaaaatatagcgATAGACTGTAACATTGGGAATTTTAACTATGTATTACGATTCTGCGGTGTTTCACAGTCTTTGAGGTTGTGATGtgatcactcatatgcgatttgcatacttgtggtcacgttcTCACCAGGACTATGAAATGGAGCAGAATACTAACAATGTGTATTTTACACGCTATTAGAATTCTCAGGGTTTCGTACATTACTAGAAAGTGGCACAAAGCTTTCCAATCTTTTGTAGTCACCGATCTCAAAAGTGGCAGGAGTTAGAACTGATGATTGGACAGATATGACAAATTAcagcaaaaatgaaaatacaaattattgtcatttttaattgacggAGGGTGGTCCCCCAGAATGATTTACTCAGGTGGGTCCAAGGTTCTCAATCCcaacattgttaattgctttaatgTGAAGCCTAAACAGTTTTTGAACATTGAAATTACCAAGGTGTTCACATGGTTAGGCCATAGGTGCCCCAAATTTACAGCATCATAGTAATATaagaggctgttgagtttgggttaGAGGAACCTCAACAACTTTGTGCATAGCAGTCCATAGTTGGACCATGATGATACAtagatgttagaattcaggcttactGTCTATACTGCTAAAAACAGTCAGTCAGTGAATTTGTCTTCCATTATTAAGCTTTGAATGCAACATGATGGATATAAAAAGCTGATTTTTCAAGTTATTAGATTGCCTTctttagacagcatgaaaataagcaagtttgctatTGTCTTGCTTCTTCCAGCTGCTGTAATTTCTCAGCAATGAGCGTTTTTAGCTTTCATAGTATACAAATGGTTTCCATGGAGCTGTGACACTCATGCCCACCCAGACTTGGCTGAGAGTGCGCAGTAGTTGCATTCCAGGAGGTGTTAACATTTAATATACTAATCAACTCTCACCAGCCCATTGATTTGAATAGACCTTCCTCCTTCTCAGCTCCTGAAAAGCTGCTGTttattggcagatatgcaacagatacatacTTATTTGTTTGCAGGCGGAGTTTACacatttctgacagtagatggcgatgttgttactgttatatggttagttgaatgtaatgcatatacttgtagtACTTTGGTTGCACTCTCTCGTACAAGGTCCTTTAGACTTTGTTCTGTAtttagaagctgatgcatgtaccacatgtcctgtgtagataaaagtagaattaccccatataatctactctcacaagtttattCTGCGACCAAACTACGCAACAATAAatcttgaaaaaataaataaataaaaaaattatcccCCCAGCATCCTTCTCCCAGGGTAGTTCTCCTAATCATGGCACTTACTGTCTGGGGCTATGTGATAACATAGACTCAAAAAAGCCCACTGATGGCTGAATGAGTAtgacttgtgctgagctttatagttctattAAGACTATAATAATAaccatctttatatagcgccaacatattccgcagtgctttagtttgcacaaattatcatcgctgtccccaatggggctcacaatctaaattccctatcagtatgtctttggaaggaaaccggagaacccggaggaaaccaacgcaaacacagggagaacatacaatttccttgcagatgttgtccttggtgggatttgaacccaggattccagtgctgcaagtctgcagtgctaaccagtgagccaccaTACTGCCCAAGACTACAGTGCCACAAACCAGAAAGAAAGGAGACTGCAGAGTTGTGAGCTGTTCCAGAAACaatttgagaatacccctttaagctccAAGTGTTCTGTCCCCacgaggcgaatgaaggtgtcgcagactaataagagttgtgagagagataatcgtaccttcgtatttcctcgatatgaggcagacaggaccaatgctgctcagcgtccagagagatgatgcactccagggattgtgtaatccagacttgtttattttgttgatctggacatacagcgtataactggtaatacagtaacttctccagaaatgcagggtagacagggtacaataagatgtagcaccaagtgtgtctgcaagtgtgagcagcatgagagagtggtcgaaagactgatgccttcctaagcccaggaagagaagatttgacccttgaaccggatgtaagacatgcccacaagaaatacatgaaaaacaagctgccatacagaaaaaggccattgggtggcagcagagtaaaatataacaacatacatggaaactgaggaatatacatggaacagcacactccccgtctgaaattccgaaaaggatttcactatattaatgtccgtgaaataaagtccaacaacctagaaaatgaaaccaagcatgcatgtaatgcaataataactttaaacaagacattaagtcagttcctgagataatccaatggaaaacccatcttcggatcagagaagccgcactaggccaaactatctctgacccactgtaatccaatggacaaatagtagtgcagtgttctgttcatagtttatcctaccggaatgtcctcgattggtagtattttttttggcagacgtgccaaccatgacagtctttgtctccatgtggcttgtgataagatctcgcaatgtggactaaccttgcaatattcttaatgagtttcatccaattggagaagcgtttgaagcactgacaaccgagggtggaggttcgtttagcgttcgtggccagagcactgacctcggagcggacttctggatcatcgtccggatcctggatgctgaagacttcctgaacacattcacttcccttctgttccagcagaaactttggacctgaaagccaagaagagttagcaaaggaatttatagacataggtctagtggcatggtcggctggattaagttcagatgggatatagtgccactgttcaggtttggaagaccttcttattctctcaatgcggttactgacgtacacgtagaagcgccttgtttggttgtagatgtaacctaagacaactttactgtcactgtagtattgtacgtcatctatgtgagtgtccagctcatgctgtataaagtctgcgagttctactgcaagcacagccccacagagttccaacctgggaatagtgtggccaggcttgggagccaacttagctttgccgaaaacgaacccaacatgatcttgattgtcagatcccgttaccttcaggtagacaacagctgcaatggcctccgtggatgcatccgagaacacatggagttccgtcctagtgctagcagcaagtgagattccagcgtagcatctcgttatatggattttatccaaggcacataaagactgcttccaggtttcccattttggttccttatcaggaggtagaggggtatcccagtccttgacagtttcggacagctgtctcagaagggatttaccttgtatggtaattggtgctacgaatcccagtgggtcatacaggctatttaccactgacaggacaccacgtttagtgaatggtttgtctgcacagttgatttggaatccgaaggtgtcggctgacaggttccacctcaggcctaagcttctctgcacaggcggacggtctggtcccaggtctatgtccttgaatccaggtgcgtggtcgcttgactcaaaggctctcatgacagccgggctgtttgaagcaattttgtgcagtctaagcttagctcggtacagcatatgttgggtccttttgagtaggtcgattgcagcttcttctgtaggtagagattttagtccatcatctacgtagaagtctttctctacaaagtctctggcgtctgttccatactcggactctccttcttgtgcggttctccgcaggccatatgttgccacagcgggtgaagggctgttcccgaatacgtgcacccgcatgcgatactccaccatctctttgctggggtcattgtccttgtaccacaggaacctgaggaaattcctgtggtcctctcggactatgaaacagtggaacatctgttcaatgtcggcggtgatggcaatgggctctttcctgaacctcatcaacactcctactaagttgtttgtcagattaggacctgtgaggaggacatcattgagagatacgccttgatgtttggcgcttgaatcaaagacaactctaatttgtttaggttttttcgggtgatatactccaaatgagggtaggtaccagcactcctcattttcctttaagggagacgctggctccgcatggttgttatggaatattttgcccataaaggtgacaatgtgttctttcatctccggtttattgcttagcgtgcgctggagagagttaaatctggacaaggcttgttcacgattgttcgggagccttaccctggtagctcggaagggtaaggggaaaacccagtgattggtttcgtccttaaggaactcattgtccattatcctgacaaattccttgtcttccatagatggggctactttgttgtcatccttagtggtatgaaacaccaattttcccaagtcgtctgcatagggagaagggataacatcaggcagctgtacagaatctggaagcttttccttcacctcatagtgatgaggacatggtttgcagaaggtagtgcgcccgtctcggcgtacgtacgtcttaaaggagtggactcctgtttggtccaagcatacatttcctatgactacccaccccaagtcaagtctctgggcgtagtcaggaccattacactgttggcggaccttatgtatcctcaaattgtctctgccgagcagaagtaggatttcagcatctgtgtccaaaggtgggataacgctggctaggtgccttaagtgtggttggtggaaagcagcttccggggtagggagctcatccctttggtctggtatttgatcgcattcaattagcgtaggtaggggtatttctacgtcttcattgacaggagaagcgatgaaaccttgtgctcttctgccgctagtctctatgcgccccgagcaagtattcagagtgtagggcgttgctggtcccttgattctaaaggcttcaaagaacttaggtccagctagggatcgattgctctgatcgtcaatgatggcatacatttttacagccttctctggttgcccttctggatagactctgattaggcatatcctggcacagcatttagcactttgattctccccacatacctctgagcatgagcaggacacagctgtggtggacttggcgtgattctgtggctccccgccatggtttgtagcgggactagaggtaactgcaactgctgtttcgccggtgactgagcctgggtgcaaggctgatgggtgtctgtcgctatgacactcttcacacttagtggcagatttacagtccttggccatgtgttctgatgaagcgcagcacttgaaacataccccaagttcgctgaggattttctcgcgctcctgcatggttttggacctgaagcctctacatttgttcagtgagtgtggttttttgtgaatgggacactcacgattgaaagacttatccctcgacggaatagtgtactgcttgtcggcaggtactgcaggtgatggcaggttagtctttctgacgcttacactgttccttgagtccttgcgtctatgtgcgacgctttcataccttgatgaaggtgttgctggagctgcagtgttagactccaggaagtcgaggctagggtcgttcctcatttgggcttgttcgtcaatgaacttgcagaactgaatgaacggaggaaaggtgacgtcatgtgaccttttatacctggagacacacactgcccacttctcttgcagactatgtggcagctttgagacgattgggttcaccccatgggcagtgtccaggtagcacagtcctgacagacgagggtctcttttagcaagttccagctccttaagcagatcacttaagtccagaagcttgtgggcttccttaaggttgatccttggaacgttctgcagtctcttgaatagggacttttctatggcttcagcgctgccgtaggttctttcgagtctctgccaggcagcagcgagacctgtttcagcttgccccacatagacggtcctaagactcttgatacggtttgtggattcaggacccaaccattttaccatgaggtcgagctcctgctccgcggataggttgagatcagcaatggcggccttgaagattgctttccaggctctgtagttctctgcacggtcgtcgaattttgagaggctagtgctgattagctccctgctcaccatgaacctggcaaactcggacatgtctgatccttcactccttgttaccatattagcttgtggtgcccctcgggcgtataagctgtgtggcgtggaagggtgaattgttcccgggtagaatgatgtcgctgcagggttgagctgtggtttaacctctagagattccgatgactgctgcttgaactgtggaggcgggctggagtgtgccttgtggtcgtcttgcgatgatgattgctcctgagggggtacatcacggcgttggtcttgggtctctgtaggggctgtgggcgatactggcaccataggttgggctgacttggacgtttccgcaatgttgggttgaacgtcactggagaaggtgtgcgctgcaggtatctgtttctgcacgtagtctctggtacgaacagctgggtcgtcttcttcctgtggtggcaggcaaattgggtcgaggttttgcttcaatgcttgctcgagtatttttacttcggctaatgcaatttcttcctccatttctgtttgaagaatctttgctctagcctctgcttctgtttgaagaatctttgctcgagcctctgcttctgctctctttgcTTCTgcttgtttgaagaatctttgctcgagcctctgcttctgctctcttcgcttctgcttctgtttgaagaatctttgctcgagcctctgcttctgctttcttttcggtgtatgaacgtcttagtttggaccactctgcatttaaacggg is a window encoding:
- the LOC138664428 gene encoding LOW QUALITY PROTEIN: gap junction alpha-2 protein-like (The sequence of the model RefSeq protein was modified relative to this genomic sequence to represent the inferred CDS: inserted 1 base in 1 codon) is translated as MAGWDLLKILLDEVQEHSTLIGTVWLTVLFIFRILILSLAGESVWGDEQSDFTCNTLQPGCNNVCYDEAFPISHVRYWALQFLFVSTPTLIYLGHIIFVQKRRETDAGEXRKKEVLQQQNQRLRIIIQTLKTSTKKIKIHGPLVYTYAVSVIFKSVFEAGFVLGQWYLYGFVMPAILKCSRVPCIHEVDCFVSRPMEKTIFIIFMLVVSLISLLLNLLELIHLFSKQFQKRDSRMEVSCYSVHKSTKKLTKWRQFSSVLHESYTK